A window of the Pongo abelii isolate AG06213 chromosome 10, NHGRI_mPonAbe1-v2.0_pri, whole genome shotgun sequence genome harbors these coding sequences:
- the LOC100443915 gene encoding 25-hydroxyvitamin D-1 alpha hydroxylase, mitochondrial, which produces MTQTLKYASRVFHRVRWAPELGASLGYREYHSARRSLADIPGPSTPSFLAELFCKGGLSRLHELQVQGAARFGPVWLASFGTVRTVYVAAPALFEELLRQEGPRPERCSFSPWTEHRRCRQRACGLLTAEGEEWQRLRSLLAPLLLRPQAAARYAGTLDNVVCDLVRRLRRQRGRGTGPPALVRDVAGEFYKFGLEGIAAVLLGSRLGCLEAQVPPDTETFIRAVGSVFVSTLLTMAMPHWLRHLVPGPWGRLCRDWDQMFAFAQRHVERQEAEAAMRNRGQPEKDLESGAHLTHFLFREELPAQSILGNVTELLLAGVDTVSNTLSWALYELSRHPEVQTALHSEITAALSPGSSAYPPATVLSQLPLLKAVVKEVLRLYPVVPGNSRVPDKDIHVGDYIIPKNTLVTLCHYATSRDPAQFPEPNSFRPARWLGEGPTPHPFASLPFGFGKRSCMGRRLAELELQMALAQILTHFEVQPEPGVAPVRPMTRTVLVPERSINLQFLDR; this is translated from the exons ATGACCCAGACCCTCAAGTACGCCTCCAGAGTGTTCCATCGCGTCCGCTGGGCGCCCGAGTTGGGCGCCTCCCTAGGCTACCGAGAGTACCACTCAGCACGCCGGAGCCTGGCAGACATCCCAGGCCCCTCTACGCCCAGCTTCCTGGCCGAACTTTTCTGCAAGGGGGGGCTGTCGAGGCTACACGAGCTGCAG GTGCAGGGCGCCGCGCGCTTCGGGCCGGTGTGGCTAGCCAGCTTTGGGACAGTGCGCACCGTGTACGTGGCTGCCCCTGCACTCTTCGAGGAGCTGCTGCGACAGGAGGGACCCCGGCCCGAGCGCTGCAGCTTCTCGCCCTGGACGGAGCACCGCCGCTGCCGCCAGCGGGCTTGCGGACTGCTCACTGC GGAAGGCGAAGAATGGCAAAGGCTCCGCAGTCTCCTGGCCCCGCTCCTCCTCCGGCCTCAAGCGGCCGCCCGCTACGCCGGAACCCTGGACAACGTAGTCTGCGACCTTGTGCGGCGTCTGAGGCGCCAGCGGGGACGTGGCACGGGGCCGCCCGCCCTGGTTCGGGACGTGGCGGGGGAATTTTACAAGTTCGGACTGGAAG GCATCGCCGCGGTTCTGCTCGGCTCGCGCTTGGGCTGCCTGGAGGCTCAAGTGCCGCCTGATACGGAGACCTTCATCCGCGCTGTGGGCTCGGTGTTTGTGTCCACGCTGTTGACCATGGCGATGCCCCACTGGCTGCGCCACCTTGTGCCTGGGCCCTGGGGCCGCCTCTGCCGAGACTGGGACCAGATGTTTGCATTTG CTCAGAGGCACGTCGAGCGGCAAGAGGCAGAGGCAGCCATGAGGAACCGAGGACAGCCCGAGAAGGACCTGGAATCTGGGGCGCACCTGACCCACTTCCTGTTCCGGGAAGAGTTGCCTGCCCAGTCCATCCTGGGAAATGTGACAGAGTTGCTACTGGCGGGAGTGGACACG GTGTCCAACACGCTCTCCTGGGCTCTGTATGAGCTCTCCCGGCACCCCGAAGTCCAGACAGCACTCCACTCCGAGATCACAGCTGCCCTGAGCCCTGGCTCCAGTGCCTACCCCCCAGCCACTGTTCTGTCCCAGCTGCCCCTGCTGAAGGCAGTGGTCAAGGAAGTGCTAAG ACTGTACCCTGTGGTACCTGGAAATTCTCGTGTCCCAGACAAAGACATTCATGTGGGTGACTATATTATCCCCAAAAAT ACGCTGGTCACTCTGTGTCACTATGCCACTTCAAGGGACCCTGCCCAGTTCCCAGAGCCGAATTCTTTTCGTCCAGCTCGCTGGCTGGGGGAGGgtcccaccccccacccattTGCATCTCTTCCCTTTGGCTTTGGCAAGCGCAGCTGTATGGGGAGACGCCTGGCAGAGCTTGAATTGCAAATGGCTTTGGCCCAG ATCCTGACACATTTTGAGGTGCAGCCTGAGCCAGGTGTGGCCCCAGTTAGACCCATGACCCGGACTGTCCTGGTACCTGAGAGGAGCATCAACCTACAGTTTTTGGACAGATAG
- the METTL1 gene encoding tRNA (guanine-N(7)-)-methyltransferase isoform X2 produces the protein MDWSELYPEFFAPLTQNQSHDDPKDKNEKRAQAQVEFADIGCGYGGLLVELSPLFPDTLILGLEIRVKVSDYVQDRIRALRAAPAGGFQNIACLRSNAMKHLPNFFYKGQLTKMFFLFPDPHFKRTKHKWRIISPTLLAEYAYVLRVGGLVYTITDVLELHDWMCTHFEEHPLFERVPLEDLSEDPIVGHLGTSTEEGKKVLRNGGKNFPAIFRRIQDPILQAVTPQTSLPGH, from the exons ATGGACTGGTCTGAGCTATACCCAGAGTTCTTCGCTCCACTCACTCAAAATCAGAGCCACGATGACCCAAAGGATAAGAATGAAAAGAGAGCTCAGGCCCAAGTGGAGTTTGCAGACATAGGCTGTGGCTATGGTGGCCTGTTAG TGGAACTGTCACCGCTGTTCCCAGACACACTTATTCTGGGCCTGGAGATCCGGGTGAAGGTCTCAGACTATGTACAAGACCGGATTCGGGCCCTACGCGCAGCTCCTGCAGGTGGCTTCCAGAACATCGCCTGTCTCCGTAGCAATGCCATGAAGCACCTTCCTAACTTCTTCTACAAGGGCCAG CTGACAAAGATGTTCTTCCTCTTCCCCGACCCACATTTCAAGCGGACAAAGCACAAGTGGCGAATCATCAGTCCCACCCTGCTAGCAGAATATGCCTACGTGCTAAGAGTTGGG GGGCTGGTGTATACCATAACTGATGTGCTGGAGCTACACGACTGGATGTGCACTCATTTCGAAGAGCACCCACTGTTTGAGCGTGTGCCTCTGGAGGACCTG AGTGAAGACCCCATTGTGGGACATCTAGGCACCTCAACTGAGGAGGGGAAGAAAGTTCTACGTAATGGAGGGAAGAATTTCCCAGCCATCTTCCGAAGAATACAAGATCCCATCCTCCAGGCAGTGACCCCCCAAACCAGCCTGCCTGGTCACTGA
- the METTL1 gene encoding tRNA (guanine-N(7)-)-methyltransferase isoform X1: protein MAAETWNVAGAEAPPPQKRYYRQRAHSNPMADHTLRYPVKPEEMDWSELYPEFFAPLTQNQSHDDPKDKNEKRAQAQVEFADIGCGYGGLLVELSPLFPDTLILGLEIRVKVSDYVQDRIRALRAAPAGGFQNIACLRSNAMKHLPNFFYKGQLTKMFFLFPDPHFKRTKHKWRIISPTLLAEYAYVLRVGGLVYTITDVLELHDWMCTHFEEHPLFERVPLEDLSEDPIVGHLGTSTEEGKKVLRNGGKNFPAIFRRIQDPILQAVTPQTSLPGH, encoded by the exons ATGGCAGCCGAGACTTGGAACGTGGCCGGAGCAGAGGCCCCGCCGCCCCAGAAGCGCTACTACCGGCAACGTGCTCACTCCAACCCCATGGCGGACCACACGCTGCGCTA CCCTGTGAAGCCAGAGGAGATGGACTGGTCTGAGCTATACCCAGAGTTCTTCGCTCCACTCACTCAAAATCAGAGCCACGATGACCCAAAGGATAAGAATGAAAAGAGAGCTCAGGCCCAAGTGGAGTTTGCAGACATAGGCTGTGGCTATGGTGGCCTGTTAG TGGAACTGTCACCGCTGTTCCCAGACACACTTATTCTGGGCCTGGAGATCCGGGTGAAGGTCTCAGACTATGTACAAGACCGGATTCGGGCCCTACGCGCAGCTCCTGCAGGTGGCTTCCAGAACATCGCCTGTCTCCGTAGCAATGCCATGAAGCACCTTCCTAACTTCTTCTACAAGGGCCAG CTGACAAAGATGTTCTTCCTCTTCCCCGACCCACATTTCAAGCGGACAAAGCACAAGTGGCGAATCATCAGTCCCACCCTGCTAGCAGAATATGCCTACGTGCTAAGAGTTGGG GGGCTGGTGTATACCATAACTGATGTGCTGGAGCTACACGACTGGATGTGCACTCATTTCGAAGAGCACCCACTGTTTGAGCGTGTGCCTCTGGAGGACCTG AGTGAAGACCCCATTGTGGGACATCTAGGCACCTCAACTGAGGAGGGGAAGAAAGTTCTACGTAATGGAGGGAAGAATTTCCCAGCCATCTTCCGAAGAATACAAGATCCCATCCTCCAGGCAGTGACCCCCCAAACCAGCCTGCCTGGTCACTGA
- the EEF1AKMT3 gene encoding EEF1A lysine methyltransferase 3, translating into MADPGPDPESESESVFPREVGLFADSYSEKSQFCFCGHVLTITQNFGSRLGVAARVWDAALSLCNYFESQNVDFRGKKVIELGAGTGIVGILAALQGGDVTITDLPLALEQIQGNVQANVPAGGQAQVRALSWGIDHHVFPGNYDLVLGADIVYLEPTFPLLLGTLQHLCRPHGTIYLASKMRKEHGTESFFQHLLPQHFQLELAQRDEDENVNIYRARHREPRPA; encoded by the exons ATGGCGGACCCCGGCCCAGATCCCGAATCTGAGTCGGAATCGGTGTTCCCGCGGGAGGTCGGGCTCTTTGCAGACTCTTACTCGGAGAAGAGCCAGTTCTGTTTCTGTGGGCATGTGCTGACCATCACGCAGAACTTTGGGTCCCGCCTCGGGGTGGCGGCGCGCGTGTGGGACGCG GCCCTGAGCCTGTGCAATTATTTCGAGAGTCAAAATGTGGATTTCCGAGGCAAGAAGGTGATCGAACTGGGTGCGGGGACAGGCATCGTGGGGATCTTGGCAGCGCTGCAGG gGGGGGATGTTACCATCACTGACCTGCCCCTGGCCCTAGAACAGATCCAGGGCAACGTCCAGGCCAATGTGCCAGCTGGAGGCCAGGCCCAGGTGCGTGCCTTGTCCTGGGGGATTGACCATCATGTCTTCCCTGGAAACTATGACCTGGTGCTGGGGGCTGATATCGTGTACCTGGAACCCACCTTCCCTCTGCTGCTGGGGACCCTCCAACACCTGTGCAGGCCCCATGGCACCATCTATCTGGCCTCCAAGATGAGAAAGGAGCACGGGACAGAGAGCTTCTTTCAGCACCTCCTGCCCCAGCATTTCCAACTGGAGCTGGCTCAGCGGGATGAGGATGAAAATGTCAACATCtatagggccaggcacagggaACCAAGACCTGCTTGA